From the genome of Penaeus monodon isolate SGIC_2016 chromosome 16, NSTDA_Pmon_1, whole genome shotgun sequence, one region includes:
- the LOC119583064 gene encoding uncharacterized protein LOC119583064, whose protein sequence is MGKRNKITRNNSRSISLARKAEEVSLSLFTGLPRSLWPSHRGRRHQEANIFLQHRGRRHQEANTFLQHRGRRHQEANTFLQHRGRRHQEANTFLQHRGRRHQETNTFLQHRGRRHQETNTFLQHRGRRHQETNTFLQHRGRRHQETNTFLQHLPPTPSSALSGRGVLGLRDLV, encoded by the exons ATGGG aaagagaaacaaaatcacCAGAAACAACTCAAGAAGCATATCCTTGGCAAGGAAAGCTGAAGAGGTATCATTAAGCTTG TTTACGGGCTTACCAAGGTCATTATGGCCTAGCCACCGCGGGCGGCGCCACCAGGAGGCCAACATCTTCCTCCAACACCGTGGGCGGCGCCACCAGGAGGCCAACACCTTCCTCCAACACCGCGGGCGGCGCCACCAGGAGGCCAACACCTTCCTCCAACACCGCGGGCGGCGCCACCAGGAGGCCAACACCTTCCTCCAACACCGCGGGCGGCGCCACCAGGAGACCAACACCTTCCTCCAACACCGCGGGCGGCGCCACCAG GAGACCAACACCTTCCTCCAACACCGCGGGCGGCGCCACCAGGAGACCAACACCTTCCTCCAACACCGCGGGCGGCGCCAC CAGGAGACCAACACCTTCCTCCAACACCTTCCTCCAACACCTTCCTCGGCGCTGTCCGGGAGAGGCGTCCTTGGCCTCAGGGACTTGGtttaa